From Staphylococcus sp. IVB6214:
TGTGACATGCTTAGCACCCATCTTTACCGCTTCATTTGCTTGTTCGAATGTCGCAACCGTATGTCCCATTGAAAAAATAATATCATTACTGAGCGCTTGTAACGTTTCTTTTGCCCCTTCAACTTCTGGCGCATATGTCATAATTTTAATTAAGCCATTCGCCGTTTTTTGAAAATCATTCACCTGCTCAACAGATGGGCGTTGAACAAAAGCTGGATTTTGCGCACCTACTTTATGCTCAGAGATAAACGGCCCTTCTAAATGAGCGCCAAGAATTTCAGCAGTAGGTTGTTTTGCTGATTTTTTAGCTTGATTCACATATGTTGCTACTGCTTCCAAAGCAGAATGTATGGCTGTTTCAGATTGTGTCATCGTCGTTGCGAGATAGCTCGTTGTGCCCTCTGTCAATAAACCTTGTGAAAGCACCTCTAACCCTTCAGGCGAAGCATCCATCACATCTTGCCCATAGCCACCATGAATATGAATATCTATAAAACCTGGTAAAATATGTTGTCCAGTTGCATCAATCACTTCTAACGGTCCTTCATACGGAAAGTGTTTGATTTGATGAATTTGATTGTCTTTAACAATCATGTGACCATCTTTTATCACACCATCTTCTGTATAAATAAATCCACCTTGTATGACGTACATCTCAGTCATAACAATCCCTTCTTTTCCAATTATTGTAATCCTGGATAGTCTTGTTGACGTAATGCTTCATAAATTAAAATGGCTGCCGTATTCGATAAGTTTAATGCTCGAACATTTTCATTCATCGGTATACGCAAAGCTGTATTTTCATATTTATCTTTTACCCAACTTGGTAAACCTGTCGTTTCTTTACCAAAAATAAAGTAATGATTTGTGTCTCTATCTGAAAAATCTTGTGACGTATGATTTTTAGAACCAAATTTTGTTAATAAATAATATGTTCCTTGCGTCTTTTCAAAAAATTCTTCAATGCTGTCATAATACGTAATATCTACAAATTTCCAATAATCTAAACCTGCACGGCGCAACATTTTATCATCCGTACTGAATCCTAATGGTCGGATTAAATGCAATTTTGTATCTGTGGCTGCACAAGTACGTGCAATATTCCCCGTATTCGCTGGGATTTCAGGTTGATATAACACAACGTGAATGGTCATTTTACTGTTCTCCTCGTTTCTAGTCCCTTTTTCATTTCAACTTGCACTTCTTCAATTTCTGAGTCATACCGTGACATAATATAGTCTTCAGCTTCATCTTCAAGAATTTGTCCAATTGCCCAATAAGCAGTTGCACGTAACATTGGTCTTGGGTCATTTTCTGCTAAATCTTTTAGTTCTGGAATTGCCTCTTTTTCTTTAAAATGTGCAAGTGCCAAGATTGCATTACGCTGTATTGGTTTCTTGCCTCGCCATGCTCCTGCTAAATGTCCATACGTTTCTTTAAATTCCTTGTTACTCATTTTTAATAACGGAATTAAACGTGGTTTCAATATTTCAGGTTCTAAAATAATATCATCCTGTTGTGTATTGATTCCTCGATTTCGTGGGCATACTTGCTGACATGTATCACAACCATAGAGACGATTACCAATTTTATAACGATATTGATCCGGCATGTAGCCTTTAGTTTGTGTTAAAAAACTCACACACTTTTGGCTATTTAACTGCCCATCACCAACAAGTGCGCCCGTCGGACAGCGATCGATACAAATCGTACAATCACCACAGCTATCCATGATTGGATCATCTGGAGGAAAAGCGATGCTCACAAGCATTTCTCCCAAATAAGTCCATGTGCCCAGTTCAGGATTAATGACAAAGCCATTGCGCCCTGTGTAACCAAGCCCTGCACGTTCTGCAACCGCTCGATCAGATAAGACACCTGTATCGACCATCGACATCGTTTCAGCATCTGGCACACGTTCTTTAATATATGCACTCAATGCATCTAACCGCTTACGCATAATACTGTGATAATCCTGTCCCCATGACGCACGTGCAAAGATACCACGTCGATCACCGCGCTTACTCTTTGGTGCATCAGGTAAGCGATTCGGATAGCCAACAGCAATAGCAATAATCGAACGTGCGGACGACATCGACAACTTCGGTTCCGTCCTCATCTCAATATCTGTTGGCTCAAATCCTGAAGCATAGCCTTTCGCATGATATTCAATCAACTTCTGCTTCAACTCATCAAATGGATCAGCAGTTGTAAAGCCAATGCTGTCAATACCAATCGAATGTGCATATTCAATTATATCTGCCTTCAACTGCGAAACATCCATATTTGTCACCTCTCAAAAGTTACTCTCCTATTTTAACATATTTTAACAGGCGGAACAGATTTCAAATTTTTATAAAATATTTAAAAAGTATGCACTGAATCCATAAAAAATCTCAAGTAGACCATTAATTTAAGGCTTACTTGAGATTTATACATTAATTATAGAACACGGCTTAAGAAGTTTTGAGTACGTTCATGTTGTGGATTTTCAAAAATATTTTCTGGTGTATCATCTTCTACAACTACACCATCTGCCATAAAGACAACTCGATCACTGACGTTTTTAGCAAATCCCATCTCATGTGTAACGACAATCATCGTCATCCCTTCTTTTGCTAAGTCAGTCATTACATTAAGCACTTCTCCAACAACTTCTGGATCCAGTGCTGACGTCGGTTCATCAAATAATAAGACATTGGGATTCATCGCCAGTGCACGTGCAATTGCTACCCTTTGCTTTTGTCCCCCTGACAACTGATTCGGATAAGCATCCGCACGATCTTTTAATCCAACTTTATCCAATAGATCAAGTGCTTGCTTTTCCAATGCTGCTTTATCCCCTTTTTTAAGAAGTGAGGGTGCCAAAATAATGTTATCCATCACTTTTTTATGTGGAAACAAATTGAAATTTTGAAAAACCATCCCCATATCTTGTCGTAATTGATCGACATTGGTTGATTTGTCTGTTAAATCTTTCCCTTCAAATATTACCTGCCCTTTTGTCGGTGTTTCTAATAGGTTCATACATCTCAACAACGTACTCTTCCCACTTCCTGAAGGGCCGATAATAGCGACTACTTCCCCTTTGTTAACTTCTAAATTAATACCTGTCAATACTTCATTTTTTCCAAAAGACTTGTGTAAATCATGTATTTTAATCACTGACGCTCAATCTCCCTTCAAAGAAATTCATCAGACGTGAAAGCATGAATGTTAAGATGAAATATAATACCGCTGCAATCAGTAATGGCGTGAACGGATCAAATGATGCACCTTGTACAACTTGTGAGTTGAACATGATTTCACTTACTCCGATAACCGATACAATTGATGATTCTTTAATAACTGTTACAAATTCATTACCAAGAGCTGGTAAAATTTTCTTAACTGCTTGAGGCATAATGACTGTTTTCATCGTTTGACCATAACTCAAACCTAAACTTCTCGCAGCTTCCATCTGCCCTTTGTCGACTGCGTTAATACCTGCACGAATGATTTCAGCAATGTAGGCTGAGCAGTTAATGACAAGTGCGATAGTACCACATATAAATGCTGAAATATCAAGGCCTAGTACTGCTGTCGTACCAAAATAGACTAAAAACACTTGTACGAGAAGTGGTGTTCCCCTCAAAAATTCAATATATGCTGAAGCTAACCATTTTAACGGTTTTATACTGCTAATCTTCATCAATGCAAATAATGCACCAAATATTGCACCAAATGACACACCCATAATTGAGATAACTATTGTATTTTTCAAACCAGTAATGAAGAACGTCCCATATTTAGCAAAAAAGCTACCATCTTCTTTCATGGCTTGTGCGGCTTTTTCCGCATATTGATCAATTAACTTTTTATCTTTCACATCCGAAATCGTATCATTCACTTTTCCCAAAAGTTCAGGTGAATTTTTAGGGACAGCAACTGCTGTTTGTTTTTCAGAATTTGCAAATTCAACTTTTGATAACATAAGATCACTATTTTGACTCAAATAAGCATCTGCAACAGCACTGTCCATTACGACACCATCAATTTTATTACTCTTTAAAGATAAAATAACTTCCGGTAACCTTGTTAAAGACTGGACATCCGCATCTTTAATCTCAGTTTGTGCTAATTCCTCTTGCGTTGTTTGTTTCTGAGCACCAATACGTTTACCCGTTAAATCTTCTAGCTTTTGATATTTATCTGCATCCTTTTTTCTAATTACTACAGTTTGTTTAACTGTCATGTAAGAATCCGAAAAATCAACTTCTTTTTCACGTTCTGGTGTCGGTGTCATACCAGAAATAATCATATCAATTTTCCCAGTTTTTAAGGCACCTAATAAGCTATCAAATTGCATATTAACAATCGTTAATTTTAAATTATGATCTTTTGCAATTTTTTTGCTAGCTCAATATCAATACCTGCATATTCTCGCTTTCCATTCAAAGTACGCTCAAATTCCATCGGTGCATAGTCTGCAGATAATCCAACACGCAGCTCTCCACGCTTTTCAATTTCTTTCCACTTGTCATCCGCAGCATGAGCACGATTATCAAGAGGTACAATCGTCAATAAAATAGCCAATATGAAAACAATAGAACCTAACTTTTGTATATACTTCATCAAACAACCTCCTCTAACGTTATTCATTATTATACATATAACTGTAAGTTTATGCAATAACATTTTAAAAAAATCGCTTATACCTATAATTACTAGATATAAGCGATCAAGCCTGTTATACAATTTTATTGCTTTGGTAATTCAAAACGGTATATGTCGTCAGAATATCCTGGTATAACACGTTTACATATTTGATGCACAAAAAATGCAATTGTGAATGGTATGATAAAGTATGCAAACAATAGCATCAATGCATTCATCATCGGATCACCATCCATACGGTTAAATGCATTAATCGGCCCTACTAAACCTGTATATCCAAATCCTGCTGACATCGGTGTACCTTTTATATCAACAAAATATGCTAATAAACCGCCAACAACACCATTAATAGCTAATGGAATCATAATAATCGGATGTTTTAAGTATACTGGAATCATCATTTTGGCAGCACCAATCAACAGAACAATATTCACTCCTGCTTTATTAACAGGTAATGAACCGAATAGGAACGTTACACACGCTGCTACTATACCCATGTTGGCTGCACCACTGCCCAATCCAGTCAGTGAAATTGCCGTCGCTATCGCAACGAGCGAGATTGGTGTAACCATCAATAAGGCAAATGTAACAGTGATTAAAATACTCATCAATAACGGATTGAGTTCTGTAAACGAATGAATCATTGCACCAAGCGTACCCGTTACTTTTCGAACATATGGCAATATCAGTAACCCGATATATCCAGAAACTACTGGAATCAAAACAGGTAAAATAATTAACTCCAGCGAACCAAACTTCCCACTTAATAACATAAACATGGCACAGGCAAGTGTTACAATGATCATGATATTGATAATATCACCGATACCTTGTAACATAATCACACCATTTTCAAAAACAACCGCACCAGACCCTAGCATTGCCGATGTCCCAACGAACACAGAACCAGGACCTGAAAACTTAAACATATGCGCTGCAACAACACCAATAATGAAGGCCATAAATGATTGAATTACAATCACAAGCTGATAAATCATCTCTAATGCTTCATTACCATCTTTAAAAAACTTTAGCAATTCTCCCAATAATGCATTCGGTAATAATGCAATGACAACACCTGCACCTACTGCATTTAATATATTATTGAAAAACTGCTTACCACTACTTTGCGTTTTTCCCACAGAGAAATCCTCCTCAATTATAATACGTTTATCATAATACAAAACGATAGCATCTACAATATACATTATAACGATTTGTATGCATTCTAATGGATAAACTTTCAAAATAAACATAGACATTAATTATTTCAAAAATTGTTGACGAAACATCGCGAACGTAATATAATAGTACTTGTGATTTTGATTGTACATTAATAATCACAAATAATGCCGGTGTGGCGGAATTGGCAGACGCGCGGGACTCAAAATCCCGTGTCCATTAGGACGTGTCGGTTCGACCCCGACCACCGGTACTACTTAAAAAGGCACGGTAAGTATTTATACTTACTGTGCCTTTTTCTTTTAGGTTGGGACAAAAGCGTTTAGGATTTGAGCAGAACCGAACGATGTGCAAAATTGATTTTCAAATTTTGTCACATTGTGGATGTTCTGTCGAAAATCCTGCTTTTGGGACACCGTTTAGCACTACGTATAATGTGCCGCTCATGTCTCCGCTTTATTTTTGGTTTAATTACTTAAAATGATAGAGGCATGCGCGCTTTTTTTGTATCTAAATGATAAAAAACAAAAAAGGCGAGACAGCAGTTCATGCCATCCCACCACAAAAGGTAAACATCCTAAAAACACAACAAAAAAACCGTCCATATACTCATCAGATAACAATCTGCTAAGTTGGTTCGGTACACAAAATATAAAATATGGAGCGGAAGATAGGACTTGCACCTATATCACTTTCCGGGAAGGAAAGTATTCTGAAATTGAAATACTCCCGCATAATTAAAATATGGAGCGGAAAACAGGACTTACACCTGTACCTCTTTCCGGGAAGGAAAGTGTTCTAGAATTAAACTATTCCCGCATGTAAAAATTGGAGGCGGCAACCGGATTTGAACCGGTGAATAAGGGTTTTGCAGACCCTGGCCTTACCACTTGGCTATGCCGCCAAAAGGAACTGGGCTAGCTGGATTCGAACCAGCGAGTGACGGAGTCAAAGTCCGTTGCCTTACCGCTTGGCTATAGCCCATCAATAATAACTTTAAGGGCGGCTGATGGGAATCGAACCCACGAGTGTCGGAACCACAATCCGATGCGTTAACCACTTCGCCACAGCCGCCATGGCAGGGGCAGTAGGAATCGAACCCACATCAAAGGTTTTGGAGACCTCTATTCTACCGTTGAACTATGCCCCTATTATAAGGATGGTGGAGGGGGGCAGATTCGAACTGCCGAACCCGAAGGAGCGGATTTACAGTCCGCCGCGTTTAGCCACTTCGCTACCCCTCCAAATGAATGGTGCCGGCCAGAGGACTTGAACCCCCAACCTACTGATTACAAGTCAGTTGCTCTACCAATTGAGCTAGGCCGGCATAAATAAAAAATGGTGGTTCAGGACGGAATCGAACCGCCGACACAAGGATTTTCAGTCCTTTGCTCTACCGACTGAGCTACTGAACCATAATAATGGCGGTCCCGACGGGAATCGAACCCGCGATCTCCTGCGTGACAGGCAGGCGTGTTAAACCGCTCCACTACGGGACCACTCAAAAATATTGCGGGAGGCGGATTTGAACCACCGACCTTCGGGTTATGAGCCCGACGAGCTACCGAACTGCTCCATCCCGCGATAATAGAAATTAAAATAAATGGCGGAGGAAGAGGGATTCGAACCCCCGCGAGCCGTTAAGCCCCTGTCGGTTTTCAAGACCGATCCCTTCAGCCAGACTTGGGTATTCCTCCAAAATTATATGGACCTTGCAGGACTCGAACCTGCGACCGAACGGTTATGAGCCGTTAGCTCTAACCAACTGAGCTAAAGGTCCTAATAATCATTTCTATCAACTAATAATTAGTGGCGGCGGAGGGGATCGAACCCCCGACCTCACGGGTATGAACCGTACGCTCTAGCCAGCTGAGCTACGCCGCCATATATAGTTGTAAAGTATTAAATTAATGGTGGAGACTAGCGGGATCGAACCGCTGACCTCCTGCGTGCAAAGCAGGCGCTCTCCCAGCTGAGCTAAGCCCCCATAAATTATTTTAGTAAGTCGGGAAGACAGGATTTGAACCTGCGACCCCTTGGTCCCAAACCAAGTGCTCTACCAAGCTGAGCTACTTCCCGAAAGAATAAGAAGCGCGCCCGATAGGAGTCGAACCCATAACCTCTTGATCCGTAGTCAAACGCTCTATCCAATTGAGCTACGGGCGCATATTCTAAATGGTGCCGAGGACCGGAATCGAACCGGTACGGTAATCACTTACCGCAGGATTTTAAGTCCTGTGCGTCTGCCAGTTCCGCCACCCCGGCAAAATAATGGAGCAGAAGACGGGATTCGAACCCGCGACCCCAACCTTGGCAAGGTTGTATTCTACCGCTGAACTACTTCTGCATTAATGCGGGTGAAGGGAGTCGAACCCCCACGCCGTAAGGCGCTAGATCCTAAGTCTAGTGCGTCTGCCAATTCCGCCACACCCGCTTGAAAATGGTGAGCCATAGAGGATTCGAACCTCTGACCCTCTGATTAAAAGTCAGATGCTCTACCAACTGAGCTAATGGCTCTTGATAATGGTGCCGGCCAGAGGACTTGAACCCCCAACCTACTGATTACAAGTCAGTTGCTCTACCAATTGAGCTAGGCCGGCATAAATGGTGGAGAATGACGGGTTCGAACCGCCGACCCTCTGCTTGTAAGGCAGATGCTCTCCCAGCTGAGCTAATTCTCCATATATTTACCTGGCACCGTCCTACTCTAGCGGAACGTCAGTTCAACTACCATCGGCGCTAAAGAGCTTAACTTCTGTGTTCGGCATGGGAACAGGTGTGACCTCTTTGCCATTGGCACCAGATAAAATTGAATGTTATACATTCAAAACTAGATAGTAAGTATATCATTTACACAAACAAAACCTTGTGAAAAAATTTTGATTAAGTCTTCGATCGATTAGTATTCGTCAGCTCCACGTATCACTACGCTTCCACCTCGAACCTATTAACCTCATCATCTTTGAGGGATCTTATAACCGAAGTTGGGAAATCTCATCTCGAGGGGGGCTTCATGCTTAGATGCTTTCAGCACTTATCCCGTCCATACATAGCTACCCAGCTATGCCGCTGGCGCGACAACTGGTACACCAGAGGTATGTCCATCCCGGTCCTCTCGTACTAAGGACAGCGCCTCTCAAATTTCCTACGCCCACGACGGATAGGGACCGAACTGTCTCACGACGTTCTGAACCCAGCTCGCGTACCGCTTTAATGGGCGAACAGCCCAACCCTTGGGACCGACT
This genomic window contains:
- a CDS encoding amino acid ABC transporter ATP-binding protein, which translates into the protein MIKIHDLHKSFGKNEVLTGINLEVNKGEVVAIIGPSGSGKSTLLRCMNLLETPTKGQVIFEGKDLTDKSTNVDQLRQDMGMVFQNFNLFPHKKVMDNIILAPSLLKKGDKAALEKQALDLLDKVGLKDRADAYPNQLSGGQKQRVAIARALAMNPNVLLFDEPTSALDPEVVGEVLNVMTDLAKEGMTMIVVTHEMGFAKNVSDRVVFMADGVVVEDDTPENIFENPQHERTQNFLSRVL
- the nagA gene encoding N-acetylglucosamine-6-phosphate deacetylase — its product is MTEMYVIQGGFIYTEDGVIKDGHMIVKDNQIHQIKHFPYEGPLEVIDATGQHILPGFIDIHIHGGYGQDVMDASPEGLEVLSQGLLTEGTTSYLATTMTQSETAIHSALEAVATYVNQAKKSAKQPTAEILGAHLEGPFISEHKVGAQNPAFVQRPSVEQVNDFQKTANGLIKIMTYAPEVEGAKETLQALSNDIIFSMGHTVATFEQANEAVKMGAKHVTHLYNAATPFAHREPGVFGAAWTNPFLHTELIVDGIHAHPAAVDVAYRMKGNHAFYLITDAMRAKGLQDGTYDLGGQDVIVKGKEARLASGALAGSILKMNDGLRNLMKFTGASLEDLWRVTSYNQAKALNVLSHKGSLTEGKDADIVILNDNIDVLMTIKSGYVMNNIDDK
- the trmL gene encoding tRNA (uridine(34)/cytosine(34)/5-carboxymethylaminomethyluridine(34)-2'-O)-methyltransferase TrmL, encoding MTIHVVLYQPEIPANTGNIARTCAATDTKLHLIRPLGFSTDDKMLRRAGLDYWKFVDITYYDSIEEFFEKTQGTYYLLTKFGSKNHTSQDFSDRDTNHYFIFGKETTGLPSWVKDKYENTALRIPMNENVRALNLSNTAAILIYEALRQQDYPGLQ
- a CDS encoding PTS transporter subunit IIC — translated: MGKTQSSGKQFFNNILNAVGAGVVIALLPNALLGELLKFFKDGNEALEMIYQLVIVIQSFMAFIIGVVAAHMFKFSGPGSVFVGTSAMLGSGAVVFENGVIMLQGIGDIINIMIIVTLACAMFMLLSGKFGSLELIILPVLIPVVSGYIGLLILPYVRKVTGTLGAMIHSFTELNPLLMSILITVTFALLMVTPISLVAIATAISLTGLGSGAANMGIVAACVTFLFGSLPVNKAGVNIVLLIGAAKMMIPVYLKHPIIMIPLAINGVVGGLLAYFVDIKGTPMSAGFGYTGLVGPINAFNRMDGDPMMNALMLLFAYFIIPFTIAFFVHQICKRVIPGYSDDIYRFELPKQ
- the queG gene encoding tRNA epoxyqueuosine(34) reductase QueG produces the protein MDVSQLKADIIEYAHSIGIDSIGFTTADPFDELKQKLIEYHAKGYASGFEPTDIEMRTEPKLSMSSARSIIAIAVGYPNRLPDAPKSKRGDRRGIFARASWGQDYHSIMRKRLDALSAYIKERVPDAETMSMVDTGVLSDRAVAERAGLGYTGRNGFVINPELGTWTYLGEMLVSIAFPPDDPIMDSCGDCTICIDRCPTGALVGDGQLNSQKCVSFLTQTKGYMPDQYRYKIGNRLYGCDTCQQVCPRNRGINTQQDDIILEPEILKPRLIPLLKMSNKEFKETYGHLAGAWRGKKPIQRNAILALAHFKEKEAIPELKDLAENDPRPMLRATAYWAIGQILEDEAEDYIMSRYDSEIEEVQVEMKKGLETRRTVK